A window of bacterium contains these coding sequences:
- a CDS encoding aminotransferase class I/II-fold pyridoxal phosphate-dependent enzyme — translation MAADDIRFADRLTGFGRETGFEIKQKAMALESRGIDVVHLEVGEPDFPTPPNIISAAKGALDAGQTHYAPSAGLPVLREAVAEHLTRTYSTPVRPAEVVIAPGAKPLIFFSIQALVDPGELVLIPDVNFPAYEAAAMIVGA, via the coding sequence GTGGCCGCGGATGACATCCGTTTTGCCGACCGCCTGACAGGATTCGGTCGCGAGACCGGCTTCGAGATAAAGCAGAAGGCCATGGCCCTGGAGTCCCGGGGGATTGACGTGGTCCACCTGGAGGTTGGGGAGCCCGACTTCCCCACGCCGCCGAACATCATCTCCGCCGCCAAGGGCGCCCTGGACGCCGGGCAGACGCACTACGCCCCCAGCGCCGGTCTTCCGGTCCTGCGCGAGGCGGTGGCCGAGCACCTCACCCGGACCTACTCCACCCCCGTGCGTCCCGCCGAGGTCGTCATCGCCCCCGGGGCCAAGCCGCTCATCTTCTTCAGCATCCAGGCCCTGGTCGACCCCGGGGAACTGGTGCTCATCCCCGACGTCAATTTCCCGGCGTACGAGGCCGCGGCGATGATAGTCGGCGC
- the rlmB gene encoding 23S rRNA (guanosine(2251)-2'-O)-methyltransferase RlmB has protein sequence MDLIYGYRPVQEALRAGVGVMRLYVAHERGRKISTLANDARKGGVSVTVVSERELLQICRSPRHQGVAAEVDRRAFTVEDLVGIAEERGEKPFLVVTDHLEDPHNLGAVLRTAECAGCHGAVIPVNRASPVTGTVVRASAGATAHLPLAVVSNVAQALRRLKELGVWCVGLSGDAGETIYSADLTGPLALVVGAESRGVGHAVELACDFLVCIPLFGEVESLNASVAFGVAAFEAIRQRRGF, from the coding sequence TTGGATCTTATCTACGGTTACAGACCCGTCCAGGAGGCGCTGCGCGCCGGGGTCGGCGTGATGCGCCTGTATGTGGCGCACGAGCGCGGCCGGAAAATTTCGACCCTGGCTAACGACGCCCGGAAGGGCGGCGTTTCCGTCACCGTTGTTTCAGAGCGCGAACTGCTCCAAATCTGCCGTTCCCCGAGACACCAGGGCGTGGCGGCCGAGGTGGACCGGCGGGCGTTCACGGTGGAAGACCTGGTCGGAATAGCGGAGGAGCGCGGGGAGAAGCCCTTCCTCGTGGTAACCGACCACCTGGAGGATCCGCACAACCTGGGCGCGGTTCTGCGGACCGCCGAGTGCGCCGGGTGCCACGGCGCGGTCATCCCCGTCAACCGCGCCTCGCCGGTCACCGGGACCGTGGTGCGGGCCTCGGCCGGAGCGACGGCCCACCTGCCGCTGGCCGTGGTCTCGAACGTCGCCCAGGCGCTCCGTCGTTTGAAAGAGCTGGGCGTCTGGTGCGTGGGGCTTTCCGGTGACGCCGGTGAGACCATCTACTCCGCCGACCTGACGGGTCCGCTGGCGCTCGTCGTGGGCGCCGAGAGCCGGGGGGTCGGGCACGCCGTGGAGTTGGCCTGTGATTTCTTGGTTTGCATCCCGCTCTTCGGCGAGGTGGAATCGCTCAACGCCAGCGTGGCCTTCGGAGTGGCCGCCTTCGAGGCGATCCGCCAACGCCGTGGATTTTAA